Proteins from a genomic interval of Phaeobacter gallaeciensis DSM 26640:
- a CDS encoding Lrp/AsnC family transcriptional regulator — MQESQVDAADRMLLTQLQRDARTTVQQMAEKSGLSTASVQRRLRRLREAGVLQKEVALVDQKKVGLGVTAIVSVELERDRLEQIDAFKRKARIDPQVLHFYCIAGDADFVMVVVAPDIAGYEAFTHRFFFSDNNVRKFRTSIVVSTEKSTQELPLDI, encoded by the coding sequence ATGCAGGAAAGTCAGGTAGATGCCGCGGACCGTATGCTGTTGACCCAGCTGCAGCGGGACGCGCGCACAACGGTGCAGCAGATGGCGGAGAAAAGCGGTCTGTCCACCGCCTCAGTGCAGCGCCGCCTGCGGCGGTTGCGTGAGGCTGGTGTTTTGCAAAAGGAAGTCGCGCTGGTTGATCAGAAAAAGGTTGGATTAGGCGTTACTGCGATTGTTTCCGTGGAGTTGGAACGGGATCGGCTTGAGCAGATTGATGCGTTCAAGCGAAAGGCGCGGATCGATCCGCAAGTGCTGCATTTTTATTGCATCGCGGGTGACGCTGATTTTGTTATGGTCGTGGTCGCGCCGGACATTGCGGGCTACGAGGCGTTCACCCATCGATTTTTCTTTTCTGACAACAACGTGCGTAAATTCCGCACCTCAATTGTGGTGTCGACTGAGAAAAGCACACAGGAACTTCCGCTGGATATTTAG
- a CDS encoding AzlD domain-containing protein, with amino-acid sequence MTLNEWGLILSLAAMAFGIRVLGLVAGNRVQQSRFAPLLGRLPGLIVISLVATSLANQPPQTWIAAAIALGTAALTNNVIWTMIVGVTAYAVLSHAAFL; translated from the coding sequence ATGACGTTGAATGAATGGGGATTGATCCTAAGCCTCGCAGCGATGGCTTTCGGGATCCGGGTTCTTGGGCTGGTTGCAGGCAATCGGGTGCAGCAATCCCGCTTTGCCCCCTTGTTGGGTCGCCTGCCGGGTTTGATCGTGATCTCGCTGGTTGCGACGTCCTTGGCAAACCAACCGCCCCAGACTTGGATCGCGGCGGCCATTGCTTTAGGGACTGCCGCACTAACAAACAACGTTATCTGGACCATGATTGTCGGCGTCACAGCCTATGCTGTGCTCTCCCACGCCGCATTTCTATGA
- a CDS encoding LysR substrate-binding domain-containing protein, which produces MYRDLPPMTWLRAFDASARHGSFTQAAEELGLTPSAVSYQVRGLEAQLGHKLFHRDHKLLSLTRLGHAYLPIVAKAFADIDATTWNLFGNGVQQEVTLRCLTSLNLLWLMPLLEDYKTRYPDSRLRVLSSSWSELSQGEAIDIDIRYGDGSWRDGAVLPLMQNKVIAVAAPSLLGSAPYPDLHKLPLIEMSGVVDTWRHFFARHNPEATLPEPAYKVDQSLIALELADRGLGVALVADVFARPYLDRGTLLRASLTELSTQHGHHLVLPSDRNSHRPEVRTLVSWLQSQAQSSAELIRTAIASSPADS; this is translated from the coding sequence ATGTATCGCGATCTTCCCCCGATGACCTGGCTTCGCGCCTTTGACGCCAGCGCCCGCCACGGCAGCTTCACCCAGGCCGCCGAGGAGCTGGGCCTCACCCCCTCTGCGGTCAGCTATCAGGTGCGCGGGCTGGAGGCGCAATTGGGGCATAAGTTGTTTCACCGGGACCATAAATTGCTCAGCCTGACCCGTCTGGGACATGCCTATCTGCCGATCGTGGCCAAAGCGTTTGCGGATATCGACGCCACCACCTGGAACCTCTTTGGCAACGGGGTCCAGCAGGAGGTGACACTCCGCTGTCTGACCTCGCTGAACCTTCTGTGGCTGATGCCACTGCTTGAGGATTATAAAACACGTTATCCTGACAGCCGACTGCGGGTGTTGTCCTCCTCGTGGAGCGAGTTGTCCCAAGGGGAAGCCATCGATATCGACATTCGCTATGGCGATGGCAGCTGGCGCGACGGAGCTGTCTTACCCTTGATGCAAAACAAGGTGATTGCAGTTGCCGCACCCAGCCTGCTTGGCAGCGCACCCTATCCCGATTTGCACAAACTGCCGCTGATTGAGATGAGCGGTGTCGTCGATACTTGGCGTCATTTCTTTGCGCGCCACAACCCGGAGGCCACACTCCCTGAACCAGCCTACAAGGTCGATCAGTCGCTGATCGCCCTTGAACTTGCCGATCGGGGTCTGGGAGTTGCGCTGGTCGCTGATGTGTTTGCCCGCCCTTATCTGGACCGTGGCACGCTGCTGCGCGCCAGCCTCACGGAACTTTCGACACAACATGGTCACCATCTGGTCCTTCCATCTGATCGCAATAGCCACCGCCCAGAGGTCCGAACACTGGTAAGCTGGTTGCAGTCTCAAGCCCAAAGCAGTGCCGAACTGATCCGCACCGCGATTGCCTCATCGCCAGCGGACAGCTAG
- a CDS encoding methyl-accepting chemotaxis protein, which yields MTTQTRKRATRRWNPLSSIRAKMFLILLAMAGTSAAIGYAVTQAFEQVSADVHVLTEDKLPELELSGQMTAAAARTKDAMVAVMLADTPGSLDFAKSDVTAAVRALDGVVEQLPQVLRDEFKPDVVMVEEALEASITARTVAFKNAAAVIAMMEQLQGLSSAMQVTLAEMADHAYSNLSKGGEQTMSAVDATLVDLVEVKFATLQSLLQARAEINLISGIALAIGETEDRAMQSILTDLAKASDGRLNDVIDILEVEAPGVVPIFAIRDAAAVLQKAVSRGRLQSNALRQEVLSARLSTDTELSTAVDDMVFEVTLAAEDASEDSKKAIQGLLTNEVGFLNTLLEINTWISNFQVAALDVVTAQGIPQTRAAAEPMEQAAAALAEYKTFDDGRLATQLNEIITMADPDQGLAIFRIASLTADADATKEANATANAVLQIASRASLLGSGSRGEIAYMATDIATTVDAAHANIERLLMMAAGLLVMALLLTHWLVQRPLNAISRTTERLADGDLSPINGFDRTSDEIYRIAQALTVFRNGLVEKEALSKATEEERAAHQAEQTAAVTAIGNGLARLAQGDLSARITEELTEGYAQLQADFNLTVETLSRTVVDMVDVASSIRNGADEISQASDDLSRRTESQAATLEETAAALDELTASVKSAADGARSVEATTQDAKSEAVKNGSVVNSAVSAMTDIEESSKHIAQIIGVIDDIAFQTNLLALNAGVEAARAGDAGRGFAVVASEVRGLSQRTSEAAMEIKTLISESSKKVDYGVELVGKAGTALSDIVTQVGQISQQVSEIADGAASQSTGLHEINIGMSQLDQVTQQNAAMVEESTAASHMLRGDATKLAELVSNFTVAEENASAAAGETQQDGWDEDPDDWQMTG from the coding sequence ATGACGACGCAGACACGTAAACGCGCGACACGGCGGTGGAATCCGTTGTCCAGTATTCGCGCCAAGATGTTCCTTATCCTGCTGGCGATGGCGGGTACTTCGGCGGCGATTGGATATGCTGTGACACAGGCGTTTGAGCAGGTGTCTGCTGATGTGCATGTATTGACCGAGGACAAGCTTCCAGAGCTGGAGCTCAGCGGTCAGATGACTGCTGCTGCCGCCCGGACGAAAGACGCAATGGTTGCGGTTATGCTTGCGGACACGCCAGGCTCGCTTGACTTCGCAAAAAGCGATGTCACCGCGGCGGTCCGGGCGCTGGATGGTGTGGTGGAACAGCTGCCGCAGGTGCTGCGCGATGAATTCAAACCGGATGTTGTCATGGTTGAGGAGGCGCTGGAAGCCTCGATCACGGCGCGCACCGTCGCGTTTAAGAATGCCGCAGCGGTGATCGCCATGATGGAACAGCTTCAAGGCTTGAGCAGCGCCATGCAGGTCACCCTCGCTGAGATGGCGGATCACGCCTACTCGAACCTCTCAAAAGGTGGCGAACAGACGATGTCCGCAGTTGACGCAACATTGGTTGATCTGGTCGAGGTCAAATTCGCTACATTGCAGTCTTTGTTGCAGGCGCGGGCGGAGATCAATCTGATCTCTGGCATTGCTCTGGCGATTGGTGAAACCGAGGACCGTGCGATGCAGTCGATCCTGACGGATTTAGCAAAGGCGTCGGATGGTCGCCTGAATGATGTCATCGATATTCTGGAGGTTGAGGCACCCGGTGTGGTGCCGATCTTTGCCATTCGGGATGCCGCTGCTGTCCTCCAGAAGGCGGTGTCGCGAGGGCGGCTTCAGTCCAATGCCCTGCGCCAGGAGGTGCTGAGCGCCCGCCTGTCCACTGATACGGAACTGTCGACCGCGGTCGATGACATGGTATTTGAGGTGACATTGGCGGCTGAAGATGCCAGCGAAGACAGCAAGAAAGCCATTCAGGGGCTGCTGACCAATGAAGTTGGCTTTCTTAATACCCTGCTGGAGATCAACACCTGGATCAGTAATTTTCAGGTTGCCGCACTGGATGTGGTGACGGCGCAGGGCATTCCGCAGACCCGTGCTGCTGCGGAACCGATGGAGCAAGCGGCGGCGGCTCTGGCTGAGTATAAGACATTTGACGATGGGCGGCTTGCAACCCAGCTCAATGAAATCATCACTATGGCAGACCCAGATCAGGGGTTGGCGATTTTTCGCATTGCGTCGCTCACCGCGGATGCGGATGCCACCAAGGAGGCAAATGCTACGGCCAATGCAGTCTTGCAGATTGCCAGCCGCGCGTCCCTTCTGGGATCGGGCAGCCGGGGCGAGATTGCCTATATGGCGACGGATATTGCGACTACAGTCGATGCGGCACACGCCAATATCGAGCGGTTGCTGATGATGGCCGCCGGGCTGTTGGTCATGGCATTGCTACTGACCCATTGGCTGGTTCAACGTCCGCTGAATGCCATCAGTCGCACCACCGAACGGCTTGCGGATGGTGATCTGAGCCCGATCAACGGGTTTGATCGTACCAGCGATGAAATCTACCGGATTGCACAGGCTCTAACGGTATTTCGCAACGGTCTCGTTGAAAAAGAGGCGCTGTCCAAAGCCACAGAAGAGGAGCGGGCCGCCCATCAGGCTGAGCAGACTGCTGCAGTCACAGCTATTGGCAATGGTCTGGCACGGCTGGCGCAGGGCGATCTCTCTGCCCGGATCACCGAAGAGCTGACAGAGGGCTATGCGCAGCTGCAGGCCGATTTCAATCTGACGGTTGAAACGCTGAGCAGAACTGTGGTCGATATGGTGGATGTGGCTTCGTCCATACGCAACGGTGCGGATGAGATCAGTCAGGCTTCTGATGATCTGTCGCGCCGCACGGAAAGTCAGGCTGCGACGCTGGAAGAAACCGCCGCCGCATTGGATGAGCTGACCGCCAGCGTGAAATCTGCAGCCGATGGTGCGCGGTCTGTTGAGGCCACCACCCAGGATGCAAAGAGCGAAGCCGTAAAGAACGGCAGCGTCGTCAACAGCGCAGTCTCTGCCATGACCGATATCGAGGAGAGCTCCAAACATATCGCGCAGATCATCGGCGTGATTGACGATATCGCGTTCCAGACCAATCTTCTGGCGCTGAACGCCGGGGTTGAGGCGGCACGTGCCGGCGATGCCGGCCGCGGCTTTGCGGTTGTGGCCTCCGAAGTGCGGGGGCTGTCGCAACGCACCTCCGAGGCGGCGATGGAGATCAAAACGCTGATCAGCGAAAGCTCGAAAAAAGTCGACTATGGTGTCGAACTGGTGGGCAAGGCGGGAACTGCGCTAAGCGATATTGTGACCCAGGTCGGGCAGATTTCGCAGCAGGTCTCCGAGATTGCCGATGGTGCTGCCTCGCAGTCGACCGGGCTGCATGAGATCAACATCGGCATGTCGCAGCTGGATCAGGTGACCCAGCAGAACGCGGCGATGGTTGAGGAATCCACAGCGGCCAGCCATATGCTGCGCGGCGATGCGACCAAGCTGGCGGAGCTGGTATCAAACTTCACCGTGGCGGAGGAGAATGCATCGGCTGCTGCTGGGGAGACTCAGCAGGATGGATGGGATGAGGATCCCGACGACTGGCAGATGACCGGGTGA
- a CDS encoding MFS transporter, with protein MLSVLANRTYRHLLAAQIIALLGTGLATIALGLLAWQIAGEQAGVVLGTALAIKMLAYVGLAPVASALADRLPRRVMLVSLDLIRAAVALALPFVTEIWHIYSLIFLMQAASAGFTPTFQATIPDVLPDEAEYTRALSLSRLAYDLESLLSPMLAATLLTIVSFPVLFGGTVIGFLASALLVVSVPIPSPQPSTPRGIWDRTTRGIRLYFATPRLRGLLALNLVVAAASAMVLVNTVVLVKGRFALSEPQVAIALAAFGGGSMVAALLLPRVLDHMPDRPPMLAGGALLTIGLWIGPWADSFNLLVALWALLGFGFSLAQTPVGRLLRRSALPEDRPALFAAQFALSHACWLLTYPLAGQIGARAGFDATFLLLGTLAGGGLLLATKLWHRDADFTHQIEAAAHDHSDLPPDHPHLATYGHGPNHRHPVVVDDLHPRT; from the coding sequence ATGCTCTCTGTTCTCGCAAATCGAACCTACCGCCATCTTCTCGCCGCTCAGATCATCGCGTTGCTGGGAACCGGGCTTGCCACCATCGCTCTTGGACTGTTGGCTTGGCAAATCGCTGGCGAGCAGGCAGGCGTCGTCCTTGGCACCGCCCTCGCGATCAAGATGCTTGCCTATGTCGGATTGGCGCCTGTCGCCTCCGCCCTCGCAGACCGGCTGCCGCGGCGCGTCATGTTGGTATCGCTTGATCTCATCCGTGCCGCTGTTGCGCTTGCCCTGCCCTTCGTCACCGAGATCTGGCATATTTACAGTCTGATCTTTCTCATGCAGGCGGCCTCAGCAGGGTTCACCCCGACCTTTCAGGCCACCATTCCCGATGTGCTGCCTGATGAAGCCGAATATACCCGGGCGCTATCGCTGTCGCGGCTGGCCTATGATCTGGAAAGCCTGCTGTCGCCGATGCTGGCTGCAACCCTTCTCACCATCGTCAGTTTCCCGGTGCTGTTTGGTGGAACCGTGATCGGATTTCTAGCCTCTGCCCTCCTTGTGGTCTCGGTGCCGATCCCATCGCCACAGCCCAGCACACCACGCGGCATCTGGGATCGGACAACACGCGGTATCCGACTCTATTTCGCCACCCCAAGACTGCGTGGTCTTCTAGCGTTGAACCTGGTGGTCGCAGCGGCCTCCGCGATGGTCCTGGTCAATACCGTTGTGCTGGTCAAGGGCCGCTTTGCTCTCAGCGAACCCCAGGTTGCCATCGCGCTGGCGGCCTTTGGCGGTGGCTCGATGGTGGCCGCCCTGCTGCTGCCGCGGGTGCTGGACCATATGCCGGATCGCCCTCCGATGCTGGCAGGTGGCGCGCTGTTGACCATCGGTCTGTGGATCGGTCCGTGGGCCGACAGTTTCAATCTTCTGGTGGCGCTTTGGGCACTGCTCGGCTTTGGCTTCAGCCTGGCCCAGACCCCCGTCGGCAGATTGCTGAGGCGGTCTGCCCTACCAGAGGATCGCCCCGCCTTATTTGCCGCGCAGTTTGCGCTCAGCCACGCCTGCTGGCTGCTAACCTATCCACTCGCTGGGCAGATTGGCGCGCGCGCAGGCTTCGATGCCACATTTCTGCTGCTGGGGACCCTTGCAGGCGGCGGATTGCTGCTCGCCACAAAACTCTGGCACCGCGATGCTGATTTCACGCATCAGATTGAGGCAGCTGCCCATGATCACTCTGACCTGCCCCCTGATCACCCCCATCTGGCCACCTATGGCCATGGGCCGAACCACCGGCATCCGGTGGTCGTCGACGATTTGCACCCGCGAACATAA
- a CDS encoding AzlC family ABC transporter permease, whose amino-acid sequence MTHHTPHIPTASLAQGALAILPLALGASLYGFAFGVLAAQIGFPWWGIATMSGLVHAGSSQIVAVEQFSSGSALLGAVLAGAALNLRYIGIVASLVPLLDGLSLWKKLLAIHITGDENWALTMAGRVKNPQIGAGFLIGSGCVMISVWTLSTALGALVGSSFGNLERFGLGFAFTAAFIAMARGLWEGTGDLAPWTASFVASLTLVTAQMPTAYAILLGTLTGVAVLLLNLRRKVPAR is encoded by the coding sequence ATGACACATCACACACCACACATACCGACCGCATCACTGGCCCAAGGCGCACTGGCAATTCTGCCCTTGGCACTGGGGGCATCCCTTTATGGCTTTGCCTTTGGCGTTTTGGCAGCCCAGATCGGCTTTCCGTGGTGGGGGATCGCCACAATGAGCGGTTTGGTGCATGCCGGTTCCTCGCAGATTGTTGCGGTTGAACAATTCTCCAGCGGCTCAGCTCTTCTCGGCGCGGTGCTGGCCGGTGCCGCGCTCAATCTGCGCTACATCGGGATCGTGGCCTCGCTAGTACCGCTGCTGGATGGGCTGTCGCTGTGGAAAAAACTGCTGGCGATCCACATAACCGGCGATGAAAACTGGGCCCTGACGATGGCAGGACGGGTGAAAAACCCGCAGATTGGCGCCGGTTTCCTGATCGGGTCCGGCTGCGTGATGATTTCGGTCTGGACCCTGTCAACGGCCCTCGGCGCACTGGTCGGGTCAAGTTTCGGTAATTTGGAGCGCTTTGGTCTCGGCTTTGCCTTTACGGCTGCCTTCATCGCAATGGCCCGAGGTCTGTGGGAAGGCACCGGCGATCTCGCGCCCTGGACAGCAAGCTTCGTTGCCAGTCTCACCTTGGTCACCGCGCAGATGCCAACGGCCTATGCCATTTTACTCGGTACGCTGACCGGCGTTGCAGTCCTTCTCCTTAATCTACGCAGAAAGGTACCGGCGCGATGA